In Leptospira congkakensis, one DNA window encodes the following:
- a CDS encoding nitrous oxide reductase accessory protein NosL codes for MLIEKLRFVCIFLAAVLVSCGEIRPEPLTVGEIKCSHCSMSIVDMRFHTQLVSDKGKRFHFDAIECMDQFQKQKNLKTQKIWVTNYLNTKEFIPKDEAIIIHSDKIRSPMGAGLAAFKTHEDSSPFQN; via the coding sequence ATGTTAATTGAAAAACTTAGGTTTGTTTGTATTTTCCTCGCAGCTGTTCTCGTTAGCTGCGGGGAAATTCGTCCAGAACCCTTAACAGTAGGCGAAATCAAATGTAGCCATTGTTCCATGTCCATCGTAGATATGAGGTTTCATACACAACTGGTTAGCGATAAAGGAAAAAGATTTCACTTCGACGCCATTGAATGTATGGATCAATTTCAAAAACAAAAAAACCTTAAAACTCAAAAAATCTGGGTTACGAATTATTTAAATACAAAAGAATTCATTCCCAAAGACGAAGCGATTATCATTCATTCTGACAAAATTCGTTCACCAATGGGAGCGGGACTTGCCGCTTTTAAAACTCATGAAGACTCTTCCCCATTTCAAAACTAA
- a CDS encoding nitrous oxide reductase family maturation protein NosD gives MPLLKLMKTLPHFKTNQVCRRINLNHKINRNHNRIYLEWKQFFPILFFILFFVFSVNPLFAKTISVCTNCTINSVKQAISLSHNGDTIKIQPGIYKEGFIPITKSISIFGEEGVVIDGLKQKHVFGIYSNGVHIQNLKITGSGISDLTEFAGVYAEKVNRCHFENLILEDNVYGFYLAETTDCTLKNNISIGNAENEVLGGNGIHLWSSSHNKIIGNKLKKHRDGIYLEFSEHLEIDGNEAKENIRYGMHFMFSSKNKFSRNVFKNNSAGVAVMYSKNNIMEENQFMDNWGESSNGILLKDIADSALTKNRFEGNTIAVFADGINNINFQNNDFINNGWGIKILGNTDYNKIIDNNFIKNVFDVSTNTKSTTNEFKNNYWDHYEGYDLNKDQIGDVPHKTIHFFGYWIAVYPFLMVLYESPVVLFLQGIEKAFPIVTPIEFEDQHPRMKERI, from the coding sequence TTGCCGCTTTTAAAACTCATGAAGACTCTTCCCCATTTCAAAACTAATCAGGTTTGTCGAAGAATCAATTTGAATCATAAAATAAATCGAAATCACAACCGTATCTATCTCGAATGGAAACAATTCTTTCCAATTCTTTTTTTTATACTCTTTTTCGTTTTCTCAGTGAATCCATTGTTTGCAAAAACCATTTCTGTATGTACAAATTGTACCATAAATTCTGTCAAACAGGCGATTTCTCTTTCACATAATGGAGATACAATCAAAATTCAACCAGGGATCTACAAAGAAGGTTTTATACCTATTACAAAATCCATATCAATATTCGGAGAAGAAGGTGTTGTGATTGATGGCCTCAAACAAAAACATGTGTTTGGAATTTATTCCAATGGAGTACACATTCAAAATTTAAAAATCACCGGTAGTGGAATTTCAGATTTAACTGAATTTGCTGGTGTATATGCAGAAAAAGTCAACCGATGCCACTTTGAAAATTTAATTTTAGAAGACAATGTATATGGTTTTTATCTCGCAGAAACTACAGACTGCACACTCAAAAACAATATATCAATTGGAAATGCAGAAAACGAAGTATTAGGTGGAAATGGAATCCATCTTTGGTCATCAAGTCATAATAAAATCATTGGGAACAAATTAAAAAAACATCGCGATGGTATTTATTTAGAATTCTCCGAACATCTAGAAATCGATGGTAATGAAGCAAAAGAAAACATTCGTTACGGAATGCACTTTATGTTTTCCAGTAAAAATAAATTTAGCAGAAACGTTTTCAAAAATAATTCAGCAGGTGTCGCTGTGATGTATAGTAAAAACAACATCATGGAAGAAAATCAATTTATGGATAACTGGGGAGAAAGTTCCAATGGGATCCTCCTAAAGGACATAGCCGATAGTGCATTAACAAAAAATCGATTTGAAGGAAACACTATTGCTGTCTTTGCCGATGGAATCAACAATATCAACTTCCAAAACAATGACTTTATCAATAATGGATGGGGAATCAAAATTTTAGGTAATACAGATTATAACAAAATTATAGATAATAATTTTATCAAAAATGTATTTGATGTAAGCACCAACACAAAATCCACAACCAATGAATTTAAGAATAACTATTGGGATCACTACGAAGGATATGATTTGAATAAAGACCAAATTGGTGATGTACCACATAAAACCATACATTTTTTTGGGTACTGGATTGCCGTTTATCCTTTCCTTATGGTTTTGTATGAATCTCCGGTGGTTCTCTTTTTACAAGGAATCGAAAAAGCATTTCCTATCGTGACGCCAATTGAATTTGAAGACCAACATCCGAGGATGAAGGAAAGAATATGA